The nucleotide sequence AGCGATTCACAGCTGCAGATAAACTCTTACTGTATGTTAACAGTGAACAAACATGCATTGTTCTTTTGCAGGATTTAAAGCCTCCACAGTGGGCACCtgttcttttgctttttttggggggggggagtcaGCGGGCATTCAAAAGAGAACATTTAGAGACAAATTAACACAGTGGAGCAGAGAAAAGTTAGTTGTGGGAGTTGACACCATCGTGCCTCTTAACAAAGTCGGTAATCATTCACTCAAATGAAGTGAAAAACCAATTAGTTGGTCGTAATTGAAACTTCATTACTACCAACGTTTTTTTGCAAACATGCTTCCATAGCCAGACTATtcacacttgtttttcttcaaactGAGCTATTTTTTGCAGAACGCTTTCATTATTCCATTCAGCGGTATATAATTATACATCATAAACattcaaagtgaaataaaacactttaaagcACTTCTCACACAGATTACACCTGCCAACAGTGTTGTACTCTGTACAAGTGCAAATTACTTCCATGCACATACAGGTGACCTTTTCATACCATGAATAACTGTTTCAACTCTTTGCCACATTGTCTGTAATGAATGAGATATGTGAATTTGTagatttcttttcttaaaacaacaacacttaCTTGTCAGTTTGATGAGTGGGCGATGCTCGTTTATCATCACAGTCTCCTTCGCTTGATGCTGTGAGCACTGATGAACCACAAAACACAGCGTGACCCCCACCGGGAGGGACACATGAAGGACAGCTTAGCATGTCTTTCATGGATAGCTCTCGCAGGATGGATCACAGTGCTTTGCCTTTACCTAAAACAAGCAAGTGGTACAaaagaaggtgtgtgtgtgtgtgtctctattaATGAGTGGTGGGAGCCAAGTTTTAACTTTAGAGAGGAATTCCCTCATGCATGTGATCCTGGAATTGCAAATGACGGAACAAGTGCATATTCATAGATGAACATAGTCCTCATCTGTCCAAATAACACTGTAGGGGGCCTTGTGCGGTTTCTTTGAGCATCTCTACACTGTGTGAATGCCTGGTTTAGAGGGTTGATTATTCATGTTCTAAAGCTTGGGGAAAATTGTGAATAAATAAGTAATGATAAAGGCTTAATGTGGCAATCTCAAAGATTTCTGACCTGGTTGATTTGGCTACAATTGTAGTTGCTGGTGGTTTAATACTACAGCTCCCAGAATTCTGTGGGCagcaaaaaaaatcattttaataaagcAGCCAGGCAATACATGGCCTTTTTTTTCACTGTTCTGTGAGCAACCATGATCTGATTTTGTGCTGCACACAGCACGAGTCTGTGAGCATGCAGGGCGATGTGAAAGGAGTTGCTCTCCTTCTTGCTGAGAAGCTGGAGGTGTGCAGCCTGTCGCCTGCAGCTCTTCATCTAACAGCTCACTGTGGCTGCTCCTTCTTGTTCCATTACTCCCTGCAATATTTCAAACTGACCTACTGATGGAAAATGCCAAAAATGACTGTTGAACGATAGCGGTAAGTGCCAAGCTCCACTGATAAACACATTGCATTTGCTGTGACTACATCATAAGAAAAGTCAGGTTTTTCACCAGATAAATGCTTTCAATACAACACTGCAGCAGTAGGAAATATTACCTTATGATCAGTCAACCAGATGAAAATATTGCATAAATATTACAATGCTTTCATCAGTGAACCATAGGCTCAATCTCCTTTGTGTTTCCTCGTTTGGCAATAGACTGCGACTTAACTGAAACTTAGTACATATGATCTGTAGGATTTTCATTTGAGTATTAGCACGTCTTGCTTGCAGTTTGGTTGTCTTCATACAGAGAACTGCAGCTTCCCACATATCCCATATCGACTCAGAGGATGACGTGtgtggagagagggaaagaaagtgagggagaggaagaaaaagctcagagacacagagattgTCAAGAAAACACCAAGGTatggctgcaaaaaaaaaaaaaaaaggaagtggaaGTTGTGACTGTGGGATAGTAAGACTCCAAGGTAAGTGTTCAGGCTTGGTGCTACAAAGGGCAGTATAGTGCTTACTTTGATTGAATCAATTGCTCTGTGTAAGTAGCTGCTGGTGCCAGCCTCCCCAGGGTGAAAGAGAGGTCTGCAGAGAGTGAACCAATCCAGCCATCCATGACCAGAGAACAGGGAGGATTAACAGAGCAATGCATCATAGCTGTAGCAACCAGTAATGTATAGCAGACTGTATTTATTGACTCATTGACTGTATTGATTGTCTCAATTGATGAAAAGTCcagagacaacacacagacgcacagcGAGTTatgcaaaaaaacccacaaaataaAGCAGAGATAATGGGGTCATGTTGATATTTCATTGCATGAGTAAAAGAGCATTTCACAGCAAAACCCTGTTATCTTCAGCACAAGCTTCTGCCCAGTTAGTCCTGCTGATCACAAGTGTTTGGTAGTAAACCTCTGGTTACAGCACGTTTCCCTGGCAGACATCAGTTCACTCAAGCTAAGTACATACAGTAATTACTTGGTAATTTACCTGGGCATGTATGTAGGTTTTTCCGCACCAGCAAATTCTCTCTGACATTGACATTGTTCCAGCAGCAGCGCTTTTATTTAACACGCCATTAATCTCTAATGACAGAAGAGCACGTCGCAGCAGATGTTTGTGAACAAATCTCTGCTCGGTCCTCTGCCGATGTTCTTCACcctcattgacatgtattactCTGACAAGTAAGAGGGTCAACAAGGCAAAAACTCAAGTGAGAGTAAGTTGATATTTTAGGTGCATTTTGGTAACAGgaaatagtttttgtttgttttttgtcaggaTGCATAGTGAACCCTTGGTATTTGTAGTACATGGATTCATTTGTCAAATTATGCCAAAACCACTGATACTGCACCACAACTGAGTGCATGGTCATCAGTATGCTAATGTTCGACTATGCAGTGAAACAATCCAATTATTGGATGACGGCCACTGTACATCAGCTCTCTTATTGAATATGTGTGCAATTAATGAGTGCAGAGGAACTAGAACGCTGAAACTGAGTAAATTAACACTTTGGTAAACTTagactgacaaaaaaaataataaggATTGTCACTCAGAATATGGACGGCTGAAAAGATGAGCCCATGTCAAAGGATTATTCTACTATATgacttatttttctctcttctaaAGCAGCTGGACAGTGTtgaaagaaataatacaaaGCTCTTATTGGCCTTAGCCACTGAAATAGAACATTTTTTGTGCTGAATGCTGGTGAGTGGGTGTGAGGGCAAGAAACTGCAGGAAAACTAAAGGGAGAAAAAACGGGCAGAGTTTACCCTTAGGTCTCATGAGGTAAGGACACTTAACTCATCGCATGCATTGCCATAGTCAACATGATTTTTATATCAGCTCtatgctttaaaaacaaaaggaataaATCATCTCCTtttcacaaatataaatatattttatgtttagtATATACAATAATGATTTTTCCATCATGACCATTAGTAttgaagggagagaaaaagcaTGTCAGTAAACTCTTGCTAATGGGTACAGACACTGCAAAGACAGCCATGACTGATTGGCGTGCTCAAGCACTCTCTCTGTAGACGAAGCGAGACAAGTTTTAGTGAGAAGGCTGGTGGTGTGGCTGCGCAGTGCCATCCTGCAGTCTACTAGTCCTGAGAGCTACGGGATTCACTGTCGTCCTCCAGCTCCCATTCAAAGTTCTGTCCGGTCATTTGGTAGAACATCATGTTAAAGGGTTTGTAGAACTTGTGCAGCCGCCGAATCACGTCCGTGTCAATTTTAGGGTGAGTTCTCCCTTTAGACTTGCCAAGGCATCTGGGAGTGCTGCTGTCCTCTGGCTTCTTCAGACAGGGAAATCCTTTAGTTTTATTGAAGTaaaagtgtttgtctgtgacGATCCGCTTCAGTCCCAAGAAGTCTTGGACTTTGGCCATCTCACCGGCGGGATCCACGATCAGCCGCTCCCCGCTGACAAAGTGCATCTGGGACAGAGGGAAATACTGCATCCAGCTCTCCAGGTGGAGCGCATATATTCCTATACGCAACGCGCTCCATGAGGCGTCTATAAGACCCAGCGTCCGGTTCTTAAAAGCCAGAACCTCAAAGGTGGGAATCTCTGGTTTCTTGGACAAAGTCTGCGTGTAGTCTGAAATGGCTCTGGTGACAGGATTACGCACCACTATAATAAGCTTGATGTCCCTGGCCATAGAGTGGATGCGCTTTGGGGCATGGTTAGTCACAAAGTAGCTGGGTGTCTTCTCCATGGTGATCTGCCCCTCCAGTGTCGAAGGCATCAGGTCTCTGGGAACagacagcagaagaaaaagaatagCTTAGCACGGTATTATCCAGAGCACCTCTTGCAGTGCAAGGGAAATACCCAAAGACACAGTGCAAGCAAATCTGGTACATTTATTAAGCAGTACATTATTTGAAATTACAAGTGAAAATAACAGTTATTATCACCGGACATTATGTTGTGAGGAGAAACATACAGCTAATTACATCCATGGAGTAATATGCAAGagataaaagaaagaagatgaaACGGCAGGCAAGCAAGTGTGCTCATTGCTTAATTGACTCCATCTGTGTTACTCCAGGAGCTGTTTTGGAACTTTAATAATGAGTTCACTGCATATCATTAATACCGGGGTGCCTGGGGTATTGTTTTGTCATACATTTATTATGCATGCTAGCTTCACACTCTGTGCAGGCAGTTTTATTTCTAATGCACATGCACTTCCCCTGCAATGGGTGCACGCAgctcctttcttctcctttctgCACTACATTTATGGTTCGAGGCAGTTCATTTAAGGCAGGAGTGATTAATTATCAGATTCAAGGTGATAATTTGTAGTACAATAGAAATGTCCCCGCTTTGAGAAATTTATCTTGGGGATAACGGGAAGTCATTTGCCATTGCCACAAATATTATGTTCAGCTCAGCTGCCGAGAATGAGTTGTAGGAAACGACGGTGCGGAGGCAAGTACATTATATGCACAGAAGGATGTCTTGTTTCCAGTTTCTATTTTTGTATCAGTAATAAAGCATAGCATTTGCCTCaagcaaatccttatcaaatgtTTACACTGATGTTCATTGCAATCCgtgctgttttctttgtttgtagGCTATGCGATTCCGTGCTAAATTGGTACATTAAATCCTCTGCGAGACACGTCATTTATTTAACTACTAACAAATACGAGCTCAGGAGCTCCACAATATAATGTAAAGGGAAGTAGAATCAAAGCACTCAGACGGTTTATTTCCTCCCAAATTAAGTAATGTTTGCTTTGAAATTAacgtatttaaaaaaaaaaaaaaacagccaaccAAAATCTCAACTACTCCACACTGGACACTCACAGAGTTAGTTGCAGACAATTCTGCATGATTTTTGAATAAAACCTATTTCCCTCTCCCTGcaaaatatttttccatttgtctgcCCTGCAACACAGACCTATGGTTGTAACGATATAGTCACATCAATCATTTGCATCTTGGACATATTCTAAATTAACTGTTCTCCAGCAAAGAATCCAATTTACCCTGCAAAACATAAGAGCTGTTATGCACATATCGACCACCCTCACACGCATGCACCCATGGATACTGGGCTGAAAGTCTCACAAGTGGCCTGGTAATTGCATCTCAGTAACAGTATTGCCTTCCTGATGGGTAATTTCCCTCTGGATTATGTTTGTCCCTTGACGGTATAGAACTGTGGTTACTTGTGGACCTGTAATGGGATATTAAACATATCTACAGATAGAATGGTGACTTGAAAGAGTATTAGTTTTCATTATATTCCATCTTATTCAAGTCTTCCTTCCTCACAATAATGAATGGATAAAGATTTTTGTAACCTTTCAAGGACTTCAGCTCTGTCTGCCACTTAACAACAAAGTGCAGTTGGTGGTCCGAGGGCGCAACATCACCATGTGCGGTAGTAAAAAAGATGCTCAAATATACCGCAGCGAATCACCTTGAAACAACCACTATCCTACTTTATGGACATGAGCGGCAGCATCTCACTGGTAATGTGTTGTGCATCTTTGGAGCATATCCAATTGACAGGACAGATGTACAATGTCCAAGGTTACCTTTTTGAAGATGCGCACATAACAAGCTAATGTCCTCATTGAGCTTGATGCTAATCATCACACGTTTAATTATAAAACAATGGAAACCGCACAAGCCAAATACTTCTGTTGATTTTGATTGGGAATCAGTCATGGATCATGTGCATCTAAAATCTCTGTGGGAGGGTGAAGCGggataaaaaaatcaaaatgctGATAAACAAGCAGATTTCTCCGTGCGTGGCAAATGACTCCTCTGGCCTTGTAGTCTTGTGGAGCCGGAAAAACAAGTTAACTCtcgcttttgtttttcttcgcATCAGCTGCTCAGCTCAACACAGGTCATTCAGGTGGGTAGGTAAATAAAATCTGAAGCGCTAAAGAGCCCTGGCAAACCATCTGCTGTTTACTACCCTACTctctggcatttcacacatgtcCAAAGCTTTATTTACATAGCAAACGGAAGTGTGAAGACAGAGGCTCTTCAAGCTCAGAGTAACTTTTAATGATCCCCACCATGGGAAACCTGAAGCAATATGCCTACAAGATTGTTGCATTGAGGAATATAAGGATGCATACATAACTATGATTCTTCACTGCTCAGAATGCATTTTCATTACCGTTCTGCAACTTgcaaaaatacttaaaataGCCACAGCATTTACTGAAATCCGTCAAATATGTAACAATACAGAAAGTTGATCTTTAAAATGCTCTAACACCAGTTGTAACAAGAAAACATGTCCATTTCACACCCCCTCACGCAAAACTCTCAGAGATGCCCAGTCGTCTCTAAGGGTTGATTTGTCATTCTGAACGCGCGGTGTACCAAAACGCAGCAAATTTTAGTGTTGGTTAAGACAGAAACCAATCTTCGCAGATAATCATAACTCTTCATGCCAAGTGCGCTGGAACATGCCCAGACATTTAACTCAATGTTTCATTATGCTCTGTCAAACTAGTGCAGGGGGAATATTTTGAGGCATGATGAGGTGAGGGATCACACTAATTTACATTCTCAGATACTAATAGGTCCAAGCTGTTTCTGGAGGAATCGAGTTTCTCCAGAGGAGCTTAGTTGTTTCTAATAAACTCTGGCAGAGAAATAAAAGCTCCCCCAGTCTCTCATTTGGATTGATCACGACCCGACTGCAGAGCATCAATCCGCCAAGCTCCCTCCATGTCATGTCAAATACAATCAATTATTCTAAAGGAGTCCACTCATAATAAGCTCCTGAGTCCTCGGAGAGCACGTTTTGAAGACAGTGCCAGAGATGTGGGCATGACTAAAACAGCTCTGATCCTCTAAGtaattccttaaaaaaaaatgatatgaTGATTCGGAAGTGTGAAATAATGAAACGTCTCATCTTTTGTGTCCTGTCATCAATGACTCAGTAACACAGAGTAATGCTTCTGTCACGAAGGTGCAAGAATCTCTCTGCTTTTGTggaaaaattttaaaaatgtaattgaatgaAGGAGATGTTTAAAGACGAAACCACCATCAGTCATCAACTTTATGAAGACTAttctttgaaaaaaagtcatggtGTAACACTTTCAGAACACTTTCACACCGATCTTGGACTTTGAGTTCAGTCCAAACCGTGTAACGGGTGTGAGAGGTGCCTTGGATCAACTGACAAAAATAAGGTCCAACAAAAAAGGTGGTCTCAATCAGGACcgaactgaaccatggttcaaAGCACCACTTTTGAAGTTAGTTTGGACTTTCGGACCAATTGCAGGAGACTGAGACAGtgttaaaaaacagaagaaaaaaaaaagcggaAGCTGCTCACAGGATTGTCTCTGACGATATAAAGTTTGAATGACGGGGATGGTCATTTTACTGGTagtattaaaaaatgtatatttcagtGGCAACGAAATTAACAAAGTGAATCCGCTCATTCATCTTTCAATGGGTGATGGTCTTGGATCTGCTTGCGTGAatccaaaactaaccagatcaaatgtttACGActgaacaaagacatgaaccttggtccagactttcaggtgtgaaaacggCCTTGAACTCCAGTGCGGGCAGacaacagagaggaaaacaaatggtAATTGTATTTCAGTGGCACTCTGAGTCCGAATGCAAATGCAAAAATCAGTTGATGGTGTGAGCAGCTATTCGTCAACAATAGTCAGTCAGGACATTTGAAGTGAGAGATCTGTGGTCAGTTTGCAATGAATAATCCCATTATTCCACCCTGAGTGACAAGTCTGTGATTGCAGCAgcacaaagaacaaaaacatgagTTAACTGAGCAGcggagaaataaataaatgcaataaaagagaaaaaaaaatggtagGTCAAATGAGTCATTCTTCAGTCTGCTCACAAGTGGATG is from Paralichthys olivaceus isolate ysfri-2021 chromosome 5, ASM2471397v2, whole genome shotgun sequence and encodes:
- the hs3st4 gene encoding heparan sulfate glucosamine 3-O-sulfotransferase 4 translates to MAFWSSTSVFTSKVPRKILFMFTLSLSVTYLFYSLMSCYNSLQFPLQENYAYQGRLVTEETTFVTLREKLYSASQGLAEFTEAEGTTAVSAVRDHAQAEQRTVEWIRTQAAPTKTAAAAAAAAAYHTTALEREHQEFSTTDSELRVNCTSDYGEKKLPQAIIIGVKKGGTRALLEALRVHPDVRAVGNEPHFFDRNYEKGLDWYKDLMPSTLEGQITMEKTPSYFVTNHAPKRIHSMARDIKLIIVVRNPVTRAISDYTQTLSKKPEIPTFEVLAFKNRTLGLIDASWSALRIGIYALHLESWMQYFPLSQMHFVSGERLIVDPAGEMAKVQDFLGLKRIVTDKHFYFNKTKGFPCLKKPEDSSTPRCLGKSKGRTHPKIDTDVIRRLHKFYKPFNMMFYQMTGQNFEWELEDDSESRSSQD